The genomic region TCTTTAATATAAGTTCCATATCGTTAATCTGGTTTTATTTTAATAAATCACCTACGTAAGGCATGATAGCGATGTGACGCGCACGCTTAACAGCTACAGCCACTTTACGTTGATATTTTAATGAAGTACCTGTTAAACGACGTGGTAACAATTTACCTTGTTCGTTTACAAAGCCCATTAAGAAATCAGGATCCTTATAATCTATGTATTTAATACCACTACGTTTGAAACGGCAGTATTTTTTTCTTTGTTGAGTTTCAATTTTTAAAGGAGATAAGTAACGGATGTCACCATCTTTTTTTCCTTTAGCTTGTTGTTGTAAAGTTGCCATGGATTACGCTTTAGCTTTGTTAGACATTCTATCTCTTCTCTTTGCAGCCCACTCGATAGCATACTTATCAAGTTTTACGGTAAGGTAACGCATTACACGCTCATCACGACGGAATTCTACTTCAAAATCGTTAATTACCTCACCAGGTACTTCAAATTGAAAAAGTGTATAAAAACCACTTTTCTTGTTTTCGATTGTGTAAGCTAGTTTTTTCAAGCCCCAATCTTCTTTGGCTATCATCTTTGCACCACGTGTAGTAAGGAAATTTTCAAACTTCTTTACTGCTTCCTTTACCTGATCATCAGATAAAACGGGATTCAAAATGAAAACAGTTTCGTATTGATTCATAATATATTGTTTAAAACGGTTGCAAAAATACTTCTTTTCTTTTGTTCTCACAACACTTTCAAGGCATAGAGATAAAATAATTCAGCACCACATATTTGTAAACAAATTCGATGAAAAACAAAATAAAATCGTTTAAACAACAGATTTATTTGCATTACATCAGTTAAAGTGTTAACATTGTCACGGTAATATAACACTTAAACGATGAACAACACTATTTTAAATTGTTACGTAGTTGATGATTCAAGTATTCAACGCCTTGCTATAGTGAAAATGATTGAGAATCATCCCAATTTAAAACTAGTAGGTGAATTTAGTAATGCTATCGAAACTAAAGCAGCAATAAAGGATCAAAAAGTAGATCTTATCTTTCTAGATGTAGAGATGCCTATTCTTACTGGATTTGATTTATTAGATGATATTACAGAAAAACCAGGCGTAATTTTTGTGACAGGTCAAACTAAATATGCGTTTAAAGCATTTGATTATGCGGCCATTGATTATTTACAAAAACCTATTAAGAAAGATAGATTTTTATATGCCGTTGAAAGAGCTTTACTTGCTCATAAGTTACGTACAGAAATGATTGAAGATCGCGGTGAGTTCATTTTTGTAAAAAGTAACCTTAAGAAACGTAAAGTCTACCTAAAAGAATTAAAATATATTCAAGCGTTGGGTGATTATGTAAAACTAATAACCGAGGATGATAGTTTAATTGTATTATCTACAATGAAAAGTTTTGAGAATGAGCTTCCATCAGACGAGTTTTTGCGTATTCATAAATCCTACATTGTTAACTTACGTAAAATAGAAAAGTTTAATTCTAAAGCTGTAGAACTAGGAAGTGAAGTATTACCATTAAGTAGAAATCGCAAATCAGAATTAATTGATGCTCTATCACAATTTTAAAATAAATAGAACCCTAAATATCCCCTAATTAAGCAAGGTCACTAGAAATAGTGACCTTTTTTATTACCATATAGTGTGGTTGTAATAAGGTGGAACTACAAAGTTTGCGTTTTTTGGCACGCTGATTGTATTTACTATATCGAGTACGACATTGAAGTCTGCTTATAATACCTAGTAATTATGAAAAAGCTATCTACCCTACTGTTAGTATTCTTGATGGGAATCGGGATAAGCTATGCAACTACAATTGAAGATGACCGTTATCGAGGATATGACAACAGTTTTATTTTTAATGAAGGAGGAATTGAATTTGCAGTTTTTCCTGATGGTCAATTTGATTTCAACTATTTAAATGATGGTCCTCAATTTGGTACTGTGATTAATACTCCTAATTTAAGTATCTCTTTTAATACTGGTTATAATTATGATGCTTATGTGCAATATGATTCATATGGTGCAGTAATTCAAATTGAAAATACGCCTATTTATTATGACAGCTATGGTCGAATCATACAAGCAGGCGATGTATTTATTAACTATCGCAACGGTTATGTTAATCGTGTCGGAAATTTGCGTGTATTTTACAACAGGCCTGGTGTTATTTTAAGAACCACGGGATTTATTAATAGATTTAATAGATACTATGTTTATCAGCCTTGGCATGCATATTATGGTGTACCTTTAGTAAATAACTGTATTGTATGGAATAATCCTTATCGTTTATATTACAATCCTTACAGGTATGCATGGAACTATCATAGAGTAAACTGGAATAGACCTAACTATTATAACGGTTGTTATGCTAGAGCAAATGTAAGACGCACATTTTACAGACCTAATGACAGAGTAAATTATCGTAGTTTTGAAAGAGGTCGTAGAGATAACAATGGTCGTGCAATTGCTACTAGAGATGCTAGAAGAGATCGCGAAGCTATCACTAGAGGACGCAGGACTGTTTCAAGAAGTGATAACCGCATAGCTAGCAATAGTCGTAGCACACAAGCTAGAACAGCTAGACGCAGTGATAATAACGTAACAACTAGTAGAAATAGTAGAAGCTCAAGAGCTACTGGTACAACAACTAGAGCACCTCAAGCTACTACAACTAGTAGATCTTCTAGAAGAGCAACAAGTACAGCAACAACACGTAGTACTAGAACAAGCAATCCTGCAATTTCAAATCGCTCTAGTAGATCAACACCTGCAATTTCAAACTCTAGAACGACTAGAAGAGCTTCAAGCACTGTTAGCAATTCACCTAGAACTAATAGAAATACTAATACAGTAGCGCGTTCTTCAAGAAGTTCAAGAACGAGTAACGCTACCGCTAGAAATAGTTCTGAAAGAACAAATACAAGAGCAATATCTTCTAGCAACCGTAAAGCTGCTGCTGCAAGCAAACGCTCTACTTCTAATAGAAGATCGGGAAGAAATTAATACATAAATTGAATGACCATTAAAGCCTACTCACAACTGAGTGGGCTTTTTTTATGGCATATACTTACGCAGCAATTCATTTATCTCTATAGATAATTTCAACTTTCTAATAATTAATACATAAATTATTGTAAGCAATACACTTTTCAGAAAGATATTTAATACAGGATGCCAGTTAAAATCCCAAAAGTAAAAAACCGCAATAAAGGTCAGTATTAATAGAATAGAAAGACTAGTTCTAGCAGTCCATGGATGTATATGTAATTTGTGATATACATAAAACGCTTTCGCGAAAGCGTATAAAACATAAGCAATGCATGTCGATATTGCAGCACCCATTAAACCATAAATGGGTATTAACCACATATTGAGTAAAATAGCCAAGACCGCTAGCAACAAACCTAACCACAATGTCACCCGATATAAGTCTGAATTGTATAATATAGCATTATTACTACCCAGAAGACTTTCTGCATATTTAACTACCGCAATTAACATTACCACTGGGATTCCCACTCGATATTCTGGACGCATTAATTGATAAAATTCATTGACATTACAAATGATAATAATTACTAAAAAACCAGCAATAATACTGAGATTAAGAGAGCTGCGTTTATAGAGATGCTCTACCTCTTTTATCTCACCTCTATTAAAATGACCTGCCGTTAATGGATGCATTATTTGCGCCATACCACGTGCTGGCACGGCTATAACCGTTGCAATAAAGACAGCGACATTATACCATGAGATGTTATCAATAATTAAATAATCATTAATCATAAACTTATCCAGGTCTAGCAATGCAGTGCCCACTGATCCAGCAACTATCATCAATAAAGAATAATTGATTAAATCTTTACTCGCTTTAATCTTCCCTAGCTGGTATTGAGGTGTATATGTTTTAAAAGCTACTAACTTCATTATAAAAGCTCTTAAGCCATAAATAAGGACTAGACTGTAAATAAATTGCACTTGTGTTATCCAGTCCAACGCTAGAAATATTAACATTATAGTCGCTGCTAATCTGTAAAAAACTTCCTTTAAAAAGTTACCTCCTATGGTTTTCATATGGACTTTAGTCCAAGCATAAAAAATTTCAAAGTAAGCTTGGAAAACCGCTATAATTGCGATGGACCATACAAAATCGCTAGTAATTTGATTACGATTTGCGATATATAGCCGTATAGGGTCATAGAATATATAAATGAGAATGAAAACTGGTATAATAATAACTAGTGGCCATAACAGCATTTGTGTTAAAAACGAATCACGCTCATTTTTATGGTCATACCTAGAGTAAAATTTCACAATAGTATTGTGAATCCCAAAGGACATTAAAGGAAATAATAGAAAAGCTGTCGATAAAATATAACCCCATAAACCATAGTATTCATCATCTAGATAGGTGGTCGCTAGCAACAACACATTAAGTGCACCCAGTACAAATCCAGCAGCTGTAATTGCAAGATTCCATCCAGATTGTTTAATAACTATTCCCATGTGTAAGCTATTGTTTTAGCTAGTGTTTTAGTAAGGTTTTCTCTTTTGTAACTATTAATATGATCATTTAATTGACCTTCATTATTACCATTTTTAAATAGCGCATATTTTTCTAAAACATGTTCTTTAAGTTTCTGCTTTTCAAGATAATTAAAATATTGACCAGAATGTGTATGTTTTATCAAGTTCTCAATATCTGCATCTTTAGGACCTATGGCTATAATAGGTCTTGCACTGGCAAAATATTCAAATAGTTTTCCTGGTATAATGGCCTTAGTATCTATACTATCAATTTCAATAAGTAATAAACACTGGGAATGAAACATTAGGTCTACAGCATCTTTATGAGAAAGGTAACCTAATAGGTTTAGATTCGAGTCAAGATCATATCTATGAATAGAATCTAAGATTTCACTACTCACATTACCAGCAAGTTGTAAT from Nonlabens arenilitoris harbors:
- the rpsR gene encoding 30S ribosomal protein S18, with the protein product MATLQQQAKGKKDGDIRYLSPLKIETQQRKKYCRFKRSGIKYIDYKDPDFLMGFVNEQGKLLPRRLTGTSLKYQRKVAVAVKRARHIAIMPYVGDLLK
- the rpsF gene encoding 30S ribosomal protein S6 → MNQYETVFILNPVLSDDQVKEAVKKFENFLTTRGAKMIAKEDWGLKKLAYTIENKKSGFYTLFQFEVPGEVINDFEVEFRRDERVMRYLTVKLDKYAIEWAAKRRDRMSNKAKA
- a CDS encoding LytR/AlgR family response regulator transcription factor, with amino-acid sequence MNNTILNCYVVDDSSIQRLAIVKMIENHPNLKLVGEFSNAIETKAAIKDQKVDLIFLDVEMPILTGFDLLDDITEKPGVIFVTGQTKYAFKAFDYAAIDYLQKPIKKDRFLYAVERALLAHKLRTEMIEDRGEFIFVKSNLKKRKVYLKELKYIQALGDYVKLITEDDSLIVLSTMKSFENELPSDEFLRIHKSYIVNLRKIEKFNSKAVELGSEVLPLSRNRKSELIDALSQF
- a CDS encoding polysaccharide biosynthesis C-terminal domain-containing protein, with translation MGIVIKQSGWNLAITAAGFVLGALNVLLLATTYLDDEYYGLWGYILSTAFLLFPLMSFGIHNTIVKFYSRYDHKNERDSFLTQMLLWPLVIIIPVFILIYIFYDPIRLYIANRNQITSDFVWSIAIIAVFQAYFEIFYAWTKVHMKTIGGNFLKEVFYRLAATIMLIFLALDWITQVQFIYSLVLIYGLRAFIMKLVAFKTYTPQYQLGKIKASKDLINYSLLMIVAGSVGTALLDLDKFMINDYLIIDNISWYNVAVFIATVIAVPARGMAQIMHPLTAGHFNRGEIKEVEHLYKRSSLNLSIIAGFLVIIIICNVNEFYQLMRPEYRVGIPVVMLIAVVKYAESLLGSNNAILYNSDLYRVTLWLGLLLAVLAILLNMWLIPIYGLMGAAISTCIAYVLYAFAKAFYVYHKLHIHPWTARTSLSILLILTFIAVFYFWDFNWHPVLNIFLKSVLLTIIYVLIIRKLKLSIEINELLRKYMP